From one Flavobacteriales bacterium genomic stretch:
- a CDS encoding RidA family protein, which yields MSSEKFNASEAPEPVGLYPHARQVGNLLFLSGVGPREKGTKKIPGVELDENGEILSYDIEKQCHSVFKNVRTIVEASGSNWDKIVDVTVFLTNMKDDFKTYNRIYAEYFKDNQPCRTTVEIKSLPTPIGIELKCIATI from the coding sequence ATGAGCTCAGAAAAATTTAACGCTTCAGAAGCGCCAGAACCAGTAGGTTTATATCCACATGCTCGTCAAGTAGGAAATTTATTGTTTCTTTCGGGAGTGGGTCCTAGAGAAAAAGGAACCAAGAAAATTCCAGGAGTAGAACTGGATGAAAATGGAGAAATTCTTTCTTATGACATCGAAAAGCAATGTCACTCTGTTTTCAAAAACGTGAGAACCATTGTGGAAGCCAGTGGAAGCAATTGGGATAAAATTGTAGATGTTACTGTTTTTCTCACCAATATGAAGGATGATTTCAAAACTTACAATCGTATTTATGCAGAGTATTTTAAGGATAATCAACCCTGTAGAACTACTGTTGAAATAAAAAGCCTTCCTACTCCAATAGGGATTGAATTGAAATGTATTGCTACTATCTAA
- a CDS encoding nitrilase family protein — protein MNLSENNNKLKIALFQMDLLWENPQGNLANVKKAITETHSKFDFDIFLLPEMFTTGFSMEAQRFAWSKSSKEIKDLQKLSKRFDCAIGGSVWFLEAGKYYNRLLWITPCEVLDYDKRHLFSLVGEEKHLSSGLENPIWNYKNWKIKPQVCYDLRFPRESRNDHQNPYDLLIYVANWPERRIQAWETLLKARAIENQSYVIGVNRVGEEPNEIKYNGNSIVVDYFGNTMVQAEDFQEQILICELEKNTQHDFREKFPFIQDEL, from the coding sequence ATGAATCTATCCGAGAATAATAACAAGCTAAAAATAGCTCTTTTTCAAATGGATCTCCTTTGGGAAAATCCACAAGGAAATTTGGCAAATGTCAAAAAAGCAATCACTGAGACACATTCAAAATTTGATTTTGATATTTTCCTGCTTCCCGAAATGTTTACTACTGGTTTTTCCATGGAAGCACAGAGATTTGCTTGGAGTAAATCTTCAAAAGAAATAAAGGATTTGCAAAAATTATCCAAGCGTTTTGATTGTGCCATTGGCGGTTCTGTTTGGTTTTTAGAAGCGGGTAAATATTATAATCGTTTATTATGGATCACTCCTTGTGAAGTTTTGGATTACGATAAAAGACATTTATTCTCTTTAGTTGGGGAAGAAAAACACCTTTCATCTGGGCTCGAAAATCCCATTTGGAATTATAAAAACTGGAAAATAAAACCCCAAGTATGTTATGATTTACGATTCCCAAGGGAATCTAGGAACGATCATCAAAACCCTTATGATCTATTAATATATGTAGCAAATTGGCCAGAAAGGAGAATTCAAGCATGGGAAACTCTTTTGAAAGCAAGAGCCATAGAAAATCAATCTTACGTTATTGGAGTGAATAGAGTGGGAGAAGAGCCCAACGAGATCAAGTATAATGGAAACTCAATTGTTGTGGACTACTTTGGAAACACCATGGTTCAGGCAGAAGATTTTCAAGAACAGATTTTGATTTGTGAATTAGAAAAAAATACTCAACATGATTTCCGAGAAAAATTTCCATTTATTCAAGATGAATTGTAA
- a CDS encoding PQQ-dependent sugar dehydrogenase — protein sequence MKHLSIFIFLIFLVSCDKDDISQKEEPETNIEYQHETLHTGFQNPWALDFLPNNEILITERPGKLSIFSNGQILSVSGLPSTIKSTGQGGLMDILVHESNGNNHTLFFSATNEVNGQWSTAIFRGNLDRENLNLNNISKIYQVAQMTTTSYHFGSRIWIENNQYIYLTLGENGMQNEAQDNSNALGTIVRLNLDGSIPADNPFVGNNSALNEIWSYGHRNIQGLAIHPETNAIWTHEHGPLGGDEVNIIQKGGNYGWPIATYGKNYNGTTITDSTHIQGTIQPEIYWTPSIAPCGMTFCTGKAFPQWKNHVFVGALAKQHINRLAVEGGKLVEKERMFQDFGRFRAIKESPEGHLYILSEGNGGKLSRIIPKK from the coding sequence ATGAAACACCTCAGTATTTTTATTTTTTTAATTTTTCTTGTCTCTTGTGACAAAGATGATATTTCTCAAAAAGAAGAACCTGAAACGAATATTGAATACCAACATGAAACACTCCATACTGGTTTTCAAAATCCTTGGGCTTTAGACTTCCTGCCCAATAACGAAATATTAATCACCGAAAGACCTGGGAAATTATCCATTTTCTCAAACGGACAAATCTTATCTGTATCTGGACTACCTTCTACCATAAAAAGCACTGGACAAGGTGGTTTGATGGATATTTTAGTTCATGAATCCAATGGAAATAACCATACTCTTTTCTTTAGTGCCACCAATGAAGTAAATGGACAATGGTCCACCGCCATATTTAGAGGAAATTTAGATCGTGAAAACCTCAATCTTAACAATATTTCCAAAATATACCAAGTAGCACAAATGACCACTACTTCTTATCATTTTGGAAGTAGAATTTGGATAGAAAACAACCAATATATTTATCTTACTTTAGGCGAAAATGGAATGCAAAATGAGGCTCAGGATAATTCTAATGCGCTCGGAACAATTGTTAGACTTAATCTCGATGGAAGCATTCCTGCAGACAATCCATTTGTAGGAAACAATTCTGCTTTGAATGAAATATGGTCCTACGGACATAGAAATATTCAAGGTTTGGCAATTCATCCCGAGACTAACGCCATCTGGACACACGAGCATGGACCGCTTGGTGGAGATGAAGTCAATATCATACAAAAAGGCGGAAATTACGGTTGGCCAATTGCCACTTATGGAAAAAACTATAACGGTACAACCATTACAGACTCAACCCATATACAAGGAACTATTCAGCCCGAAATTTATTGGACACCTTCTATCGCACCATGTGGTATGACTTTCTGCACGGGGAAAGCATTTCCTCAATGGAAAAACCATGTGTTTGTAGGTGCACTAGCAAAACAACATATTAACCGCTTGGCAGTTGAAGGTGGAAAACTGGTTGAAAAAGAAAGAATGTTTCAAGACTTCGGAAGATTTAGAGCCATTAAAGAAAGCCCAGAAGGGCATCTCTATATCCTTTCTGAAGGAAATGGAGGAAAACTCAGTAGAATTATCCCGAAAAAGTAA
- the rho gene encoding transcription termination factor Rho, translated as MYDIMLLKSKLLPDLQQIAKEMKISKYRQFKKQELIYQILDQQAAEPKIAKELFKKLEANTSDEKKEAPKAPKPTPKKEEIKVEMKDSKNEKAPVKSKEPKVKRERKSPEKIVEAKKAPAKEAEKAPETKPAKPNKKPKPRISSNINPEILARMEAASLKKDTAEEKTEREERKPRLNNRKNRATPRTKNQHVNEEQSSEQRSQNPTKREPNPVSSNRQQDSRNNNKNLRNKNQKRQKEQYDFLGEIVSEGVLELIPDGYGFLRSADYNYLNSPDDIYVSQSQIKLFGLKTGDTVRGTIRPPKEGERYFPLVKVEKINGQDPAYIRDRVPFEHLTPLFPNEKFDIISKKSTTATRIIDLFSPIGKGQRGMIVAQPKTGKTTLLKEVANAIAANHPEAYMIVLLIDERPEEVTDMARTVKGEVVASTFDEPAEKHVKVANIVLEKAKRMVECGHDVVILLDSITRLARAYNTVSPASGKILSGGIDANALHKPKRFFGAARNIEDGGSLTIIATALVDTGSKMDDIIFEEFKGTGNMEMQLDRKIAQRRTYPAIDLMSSGTRKENLLLGDNVTQKMWILRKYMADMNALEAMEFFKDKIESTQDNDQFILSMNGN; from the coding sequence ATGTACGATATCATGCTTTTAAAAAGCAAATTGTTGCCTGATTTGCAACAGATTGCTAAAGAAATGAAAATTTCGAAATACCGTCAGTTTAAAAAACAAGAACTGATATATCAAATATTAGATCAGCAAGCTGCTGAGCCCAAAATCGCTAAAGAACTTTTTAAGAAGTTAGAAGCAAATACTTCTGATGAGAAAAAAGAAGCTCCAAAAGCTCCAAAACCTACTCCCAAAAAAGAGGAGATTAAAGTTGAAATGAAAGATTCAAAAAATGAAAAAGCACCTGTGAAAAGCAAGGAGCCAAAAGTAAAAAGGGAAAGAAAAAGTCCTGAAAAAATTGTTGAGGCGAAAAAAGCCCCAGCTAAGGAAGCTGAAAAAGCCCCAGAAACAAAGCCTGCCAAGCCAAATAAAAAACCAAAACCAAGGATTTCTTCCAATATAAATCCTGAAATTTTGGCAAGAATGGAAGCCGCTTCTTTAAAAAAGGACACTGCGGAAGAGAAAACAGAGCGTGAAGAAAGAAAACCACGATTAAACAATCGTAAAAATCGGGCGACTCCAAGGACGAAAAACCAGCATGTGAATGAAGAGCAATCAAGTGAACAACGCAGTCAGAATCCAACAAAAAGAGAGCCTAACCCTGTAAGTAGTAATAGACAACAAGACTCTAGAAATAATAACAAAAACCTAAGAAATAAAAATCAGAAACGCCAAAAAGAGCAATATGATTTTCTTGGAGAAATCGTGAGCGAAGGAGTATTGGAACTGATCCCTGATGGATATGGATTCCTAAGATCAGCAGATTATAATTACCTGAATTCACCAGATGATATTTATGTTTCTCAATCTCAAATAAAACTGTTTGGACTAAAAACAGGAGATACCGTTAGAGGAACTATTAGACCGCCAAAAGAAGGAGAAAGATATTTCCCACTTGTAAAAGTTGAAAAAATCAATGGACAAGATCCTGCATATATCCGAGATCGTGTACCATTTGAACACCTTACTCCACTTTTCCCAAACGAAAAGTTTGACATAATTAGCAAAAAATCAACAACAGCAACAAGAATCATCGACCTATTCTCCCCAATAGGGAAAGGGCAAAGAGGAATGATTGTAGCTCAACCAAAAACAGGTAAAACCACCTTGTTAAAAGAAGTGGCAAATGCTATTGCAGCCAATCATCCTGAAGCTTATATGATTGTATTGTTGATAGATGAAAGACCTGAAGAGGTAACAGATATGGCAAGAACCGTTAAAGGTGAAGTAGTAGCTTCTACCTTTGATGAACCTGCAGAAAAGCACGTGAAAGTTGCCAATATTGTGCTCGAAAAAGCTAAGAGAATGGTAGAATGTGGTCATGATGTTGTGATTCTTTTAGATTCTATTACACGTTTGGCAAGAGCTTATAATACCGTTTCTCCAGCCTCAGGGAAAATCCTTTCAGGAGGTATTGATGCCAATGCACTTCATAAACCGAAAAGATTCTTTGGAGCTGCAAGAAATATTGAAGATGGAGGTTCTCTAACAATTATCGCAACGGCTTTAGTAGATACAGGTTCAAAAATGGATGATATCATCTTTGAAGAATTCAAGGGAACAGGAAATATGGAAATGCAATTAGATAGAAAAATTGCCCAAAGAAGAACCTATCCTGCAATTGATTTGATGAGCTCAGGAACAAGAAAAGAAAACCTATTATTGGGAGACAATGTAACCCAAAAAATGTGGATTTTGAGAAAATATATGGCAGATATGAATGCTTTGGAAGCGATGGAGTTTTTTAAAGACAAAATAGAATCTACACAAGATAATGATCAGTTTATCCTTTCAATGAACGGAAATTAA
- a CDS encoding VTT domain-containing protein, with product MLKLLYIIIGFVAVMMIIQQFITMDEIFQMIINNVAYQYVFVLFGISETILGLIPPDLFIMWAKTLSGDIDASKWVLLGILATMSYLGGIAAYGIGYALQSKESIRQWIQLKHSDLFNKLRKWGGFLIGVAALLPIPFSLITLISGTTRFPFRILLVVGLLRYLRFLIYALALWSMM from the coding sequence ATGCTTAAGCTGTTGTATATCATTATTGGCTTTGTAGCCGTTATGATGATTATCCAGCAGTTTATCACAATGGACGAAATCTTCCAAATGATTATCAATAATGTAGCATACCAATATGTTTTTGTGCTATTTGGAATTTCAGAGACCATTTTGGGTTTGATTCCACCAGATCTATTTATCATGTGGGCAAAAACTCTGAGTGGTGATATTGATGCATCTAAATGGGTTTTATTGGGAATACTTGCCACTATGAGTTACCTTGGAGGAATTGCTGCTTATGGAATAGGTTACGCACTCCAAAGTAAAGAAAGTATCAGACAATGGATTCAGCTTAAACACTCCGATTTATTCAATAAACTTAGAAAATGGGGCGGTTTTCTCATAGGTGTTGCAGCATTATTACCCATTCCTTTTTCATTAATTACCTTGATTAGTGGAACAACCCGTTTCCCTTTTAGAATTTTACTAGTAGTAGGATTACTACGTTATTTAAGATTTTTGATCTACGCCTTGGCTCTTTGGAGCATGATGTAA
- a CDS encoding class II glutamine amidotransferase, with translation MTESLHHECGIAMLRLLKPMEYYIEKYQNPFWALQKMSMLMQKQVNRGQDGAGIANIKFDLPPGYRYISRKRAVGNESVKQIMTHINTRLQEIIDANPEYANDAEWLKKHAPFTGELFLAHLRYGTYGGNNIEHCHPFLRQNNWKSRNLVLAGNFNMTNVDEQFQALVDLGQHPKEKADTITILEKIGHFLDEEVDDLYYNMRDQYDSKKEMSKVIERSVRVDEILKKSSKRWDGGYVISGLLGHGDAFIMRDPNGIRPAFYYQDEEIFVAASERSVIQTAFNVPFEEINQVARGSAIIVKRNGEVSHEQILEQKDHLSCSFERIYFSRGNDAEIYKERKKLGELVTKQILDCVNDDIRNTVFTYIPNTAETCFYGMVKEVESRLKSKQIKEISALGNSATPELITNIIETTTRIEKIAIKDAKLRTFITNDNNRDDLVGQVYDITYGEVKPTDNLVVIDDSIVRGTTLKQSVLKILDRLNAKHIVVVSSAPQIRYPDCYGIDMAKLGDFVAFKAAIALLKERGMTYVLDSVYEKCKKQANLPDDQIQNFVKEVYEPFDYQEISDKVTELLVPNGMKSRVDIIFQSVEALHEACPNDKGDWYFTGNYPTPGGMRVVNQALINYVEGKNVRAY, from the coding sequence ATGACAGAATCATTGCATCATGAATGTGGTATTGCCATGCTAAGGCTTTTGAAGCCCATGGAATACTATATCGAGAAATACCAAAATCCTTTTTGGGCACTCCAGAAAATGTCTATGCTTATGCAAAAGCAAGTAAATAGAGGACAAGATGGAGCAGGAATCGCAAATATCAAATTTGATTTACCTCCAGGGTATCGATATATCAGCCGAAAAAGAGCGGTGGGAAATGAATCGGTAAAACAAATCATGACGCATATCAATACAAGATTGCAAGAAATAATAGATGCAAACCCAGAATATGCCAATGATGCCGAATGGCTTAAAAAACACGCTCCTTTTACAGGAGAATTGTTTTTGGCTCACTTGAGGTATGGAACTTATGGAGGGAATAATATAGAACATTGTCACCCTTTTTTGAGACAAAACAACTGGAAAAGTAGAAATTTAGTTTTGGCTGGGAATTTTAATATGACCAATGTCGATGAACAATTTCAAGCACTTGTAGATCTTGGGCAGCATCCAAAAGAAAAAGCGGATACGATTACTATTTTGGAGAAAATAGGACATTTTTTAGATGAAGAAGTTGATGACTTGTATTATAATATGAGAGATCAATATGATTCTAAAAAAGAGATGTCTAAAGTAATAGAACGTTCTGTACGAGTAGATGAAATCTTGAAGAAATCATCAAAAAGATGGGATGGAGGATATGTAATCTCAGGTCTTTTGGGTCATGGAGATGCATTTATCATGAGAGATCCAAATGGAATCCGCCCAGCATTCTATTACCAAGATGAAGAAATTTTTGTGGCAGCTTCAGAAAGATCGGTTATTCAAACAGCTTTTAATGTTCCTTTTGAAGAAATTAATCAAGTTGCAAGAGGTTCCGCTATCATCGTAAAAAGAAACGGAGAGGTTTCTCATGAGCAGATTTTGGAACAAAAAGATCATTTATCTTGTTCTTTTGAAAGAATTTATTTCTCAAGAGGAAATGATGCCGAAATATACAAAGAGCGTAAGAAGCTTGGAGAATTAGTGACCAAACAAATTTTGGATTGTGTAAATGATGATATCCGAAATACGGTTTTCACCTATATTCCAAATACTGCCGAAACCTGTTTCTATGGAATGGTAAAGGAAGTGGAAAGTCGTTTGAAAAGCAAACAAATAAAAGAAATTTCTGCTTTAGGTAATTCAGCAACACCAGAACTGATTACCAATATCATCGAGACGACAACTCGAATAGAAAAAATTGCCATAAAAGATGCTAAGTTAAGAACCTTTATTACTAACGATAACAACCGAGATGACTTGGTAGGACAGGTATATGATATTACTTATGGAGAAGTGAAACCTACTGATAACTTGGTGGTAATTGATGATAGTATCGTTAGAGGGACGACTTTAAAACAGTCTGTATTGAAGATATTAGACCGATTAAATGCGAAGCATATTGTTGTCGTTTCTTCGGCACCGCAAATACGATACCCAGATTGTTATGGAATAGACATGGCAAAATTAGGAGATTTTGTAGCCTTTAAGGCAGCTATAGCACTATTGAAGGAAAGAGGAATGACCTATGTGTTAGATTCGGTTTACGAAAAATGTAAAAAACAAGCCAATTTGCCAGATGATCAAATTCAGAATTTCGTAAAAGAAGTCTATGAACCTTTTGATTATCAGGAGATTTCAGATAAAGTCACTGAGTTATTAGTGCCTAATGGAATGAAATCACGAGTAGATATCATTTTCCAATCCGTAGAAGCTCTACATGAAGCCTGTCCAAATGACAAAGGAGATTGGTATTTTACAGGAAATTATCCTACTCCAGGAGGAATGCGTGTTGTGAATCAAGCATTGATCAATTACGTAGAAGGAAAGAATGTGAGAGCTTATTAA